The proteins below are encoded in one region of Pseudonocardia sp. DSM 110487:
- a CDS encoding HAD-IC family P-type ATPase — MTVRPDVPSTDVEHGLTAAEVARRVADGRTNDVPLRASRTVGEIVRANVFTRINAIFGVLFLIIVSTGYLLDGMFGLLILANSLVGMVQELRAKKTLDELSIVGQARPRARRDGRAQELAPNEIVADDIIEMGPGDQVVVDGQVVAGEALEVDESLLTGESDPVVKQPGAVVLSGSFVVAGSGAYRATRVGRDAYAAKLAEEASKFTLVNSELRNGINRILKFITYLLIPAGALSIYNQLSGNQALPEALRGMVAALVPMVPEGLILMTSIAFAVGVVRLGKRMCLVNELPAIEGLARVDVVCADKTGTLTENALRLAEVRAVGNDNSTGNGDGNATPARALAALADVDPNPNASLTAIADAYPDNPGWTVEAVAPFSSARKWSGASFAGHGHWVLGAPDVLLPAEGPGSAERAEAETIGARGLRVLLLGRAQLPVDTPGGPGRVDPAALVVLEQKIRPDAKATLDYFAEQDVTVKVISGDNARSVGAVAAALELPGAGAPVDARNLPEDAAQLADTVQGASVFGRVTPVQKRAMVGALHAGGHTVAMTGDGVNDVLALKDADIGVAMGSGSPATRSVAQIVLLDNKFATLPHVVAEGRRVIGNIERVSTLFLTKTVYSVLLAFLVGIPGLIGLDALPYPFLPRHVTITGWFTIGLPAFVLALAPNAERARPGFVGRVMRIALPAGVVIAASCFVSYLLANPGPGAAPEDVVRASTAALITLIGMALWVLAAVARPYAWWKVVLVVVMVTASALMFLTPLTQRLFLLDPTPDHTLTALACAAVGVVVIQLAWWAEKRFGRTASQAAGHVAS, encoded by the coding sequence GTGACAGTGCGTCCGGATGTCCCCAGCACGGATGTCGAGCACGGCCTGACGGCCGCCGAGGTCGCCCGGCGCGTCGCCGATGGCCGCACCAACGATGTCCCGTTGCGCGCCAGCCGCACGGTGGGGGAGATCGTCCGGGCCAACGTGTTCACCCGGATCAATGCGATCTTCGGGGTGCTCTTCCTGATCATCGTGTCCACCGGCTACCTGCTGGACGGGATGTTCGGGCTGCTCATCCTGGCCAACAGCCTGGTCGGCATGGTCCAGGAGCTGCGCGCGAAGAAGACCCTCGACGAGCTGTCGATCGTCGGACAGGCGCGGCCGCGGGCGCGTCGGGACGGTCGTGCGCAAGAGCTCGCGCCGAACGAGATCGTCGCCGACGACATCATCGAGATGGGGCCCGGCGACCAGGTCGTCGTCGACGGGCAGGTGGTGGCCGGTGAGGCGCTCGAGGTCGACGAGTCGCTGCTGACCGGCGAGTCGGACCCGGTCGTGAAGCAGCCGGGCGCGGTGGTGCTCTCCGGCAGCTTCGTGGTGGCCGGCAGCGGCGCCTACCGGGCCACGCGGGTGGGCCGCGACGCCTACGCCGCCAAGCTCGCCGAGGAGGCCAGCAAGTTCACCCTGGTCAACTCCGAGCTGCGCAACGGGATCAACCGGATCCTGAAGTTCATCACCTACCTGCTGATCCCCGCCGGGGCGCTGTCGATCTACAACCAGCTCTCCGGGAACCAGGCGCTCCCCGAGGCGTTGCGGGGCATGGTCGCCGCGCTGGTGCCGATGGTCCCCGAGGGTCTGATCCTCATGACGTCCATCGCGTTCGCCGTCGGCGTGGTGCGGCTCGGGAAGCGGATGTGCCTGGTCAACGAGCTGCCGGCGATCGAGGGCCTCGCCAGGGTCGACGTGGTGTGCGCGGACAAGACCGGGACGCTCACCGAGAACGCGCTGCGCCTCGCCGAGGTGCGAGCCGTGGGCAACGACAACAGCACTGGCAACGGCGACGGCAACGCGACTCCGGCTCGCGCACTGGCCGCTCTCGCGGACGTCGATCCCAACCCCAACGCGAGCCTCACCGCGATCGCCGATGCCTACCCCGACAACCCGGGCTGGACGGTGGAGGCGGTGGCCCCGTTCTCGTCGGCGCGCAAGTGGAGCGGGGCGAGCTTCGCCGGGCATGGACACTGGGTGCTCGGCGCGCCGGACGTCCTGCTGCCCGCGGAGGGCCCGGGCAGCGCCGAGCGCGCAGAGGCCGAGACGATCGGCGCGCGCGGGCTGCGGGTGCTGCTGCTGGGCCGCGCGCAGCTCCCCGTCGACACCCCGGGCGGGCCGGGCCGGGTCGACCCGGCCGCGCTCGTCGTGCTGGAGCAGAAGATCCGTCCCGACGCGAAGGCCACCCTCGACTACTTCGCCGAGCAGGACGTGACCGTGAAGGTCATCTCCGGCGACAACGCCCGCTCGGTCGGGGCCGTCGCGGCCGCGCTCGAACTGCCCGGCGCCGGTGCCCCTGTGGACGCGCGCAACCTGCCCGAGGACGCCGCACAGCTGGCCGACACGGTGCAGGGGGCGTCCGTGTTCGGCCGGGTCACGCCGGTGCAGAAACGGGCGATGGTCGGCGCGCTGCACGCGGGCGGGCACACGGTCGCGATGACCGGCGACGGCGTGAACGACGTCCTCGCGCTCAAGGACGCCGACATCGGCGTCGCCATGGGCAGCGGCAGCCCCGCCACCCGCTCGGTTGCCCAGATCGTGCTGCTGGACAACAAGTTCGCCACGCTCCCGCACGTGGTCGCCGAGGGCCGCCGCGTCATCGGCAACATCGAGCGGGTCTCCACCCTGTTCCTCACCAAGACCGTCTACTCGGTGCTGCTCGCGTTCCTGGTGGGGATCCCCGGGCTCATCGGGCTCGACGCGCTGCCGTACCCGTTCCTTCCCCGGCACGTGACGATCACCGGCTGGTTCACCATCGGGCTCCCCGCGTTCGTGCTCGCGCTGGCGCCCAACGCCGAGCGTGCCCGCCCGGGATTCGTCGGCCGGGTCATGCGCATCGCCCTGCCGGCGGGCGTGGTGATCGCGGCGTCCTGCTTCGTGTCCTACCTGCTCGCCAACCCTGGCCCCGGCGCTGCTCCCGAGGATGTGGTGCGGGCCAGCACCGCGGCCCTGATCACCCTGATCGGCATGGCGCTCTGGGTGCTCGCCGCCGTGGCGCGGCCGTACGCGTGGTGGAAGGTCGTGCTCGTGGTCGTGATGGTCACTGCCTCGGCACTCATGTTCCTCACGCCGCTGACCCAGCGCCTCTTCCTGCTCGACCCGACACCCGACCACACGCTCACGGCACTGGCCTGCGCCGCGGTCGGCGTGGTGGTCATCCAGCTCGCCTGGTGGGCCGAGAAGCGGTTCGGCCGGACAGCGTCGCAGGCCGCCGGCCACGTAGCGAGTTGA